The Lycium barbarum isolate Lr01 chromosome 4, ASM1917538v2, whole genome shotgun sequence nucleotide sequence TGCCCCATTTTTGGCACCTGAAATCGCCCCTGCTTGTTTGCTACTAGCAATAGCTTGCAACGGTCTTTGACACATCTATTAGCTCAATAGGCCTAAGGTTGGTCTCTTTCCTCTCGTACCACAGTACCACACCTTCCTGCTAATGCGGGATGCTTtgtgcggtttttttttttttttttaaatatttgttGTTAGAGTTTTTAGAATGGAAGCTTTGCTCAATATTTTTAGATCTCTGAAACAATTTGCAACTACATTAAGGTAGCTGATGCTCACATTCTCTATAGGAACTTGATATTTTCACTGCCCAAAGTAGAACATAATTCCTAAAAATACTTAAAATTAGAAGAGAGGGTTTCAACATGGCTGCTTAGGTGTCAATAAAAAATCAATTGAGGGAAATTATGACATTTCATGTACAAGGATCTAGGTTTCATCCACATTCCACTGCTTTCTTACTTGCTCTGTTCAATTATTTTCTCTTCTTTGGGTCCTGCAGAGGTTAGTGTTATCTCTTTGCTCTTCACTTTTGTGCTCTTTATTTTCATTGATTATTGATTTGGATATTATTGCTTGCTTTTAGCCTTTGTTTGTTCTGTGTTTTGTCTTTCGGTTCGCTCAAGAATCCCAGTACTTCAATACCATGTCATAAAGTAACATTGATAGCTAGACATGTAATTCAAATCTGGTTCTTTTGGTCTTTCTTCATGGTGTTGTGAATTCTACATTCATGCGATTATCTGTTCAAACGTCTTAATTGCAGTTATATACATAAGTGCACAtcacttcaacaacaacaacaacatacccagtataatcccacaaggtgaagtctggggagggtatagagtacacagaccttacccttaccttGATATGTAGAGAGACTGTTTTTGATAGACCCTCGTCTCAAGAGAAGATGCcaagacaacaataataatagACAGTAGTAGTAGCAACATATAATAAGATAAATGAAGTTAAAGAAGGAAAAAGTGCACATCACTTATTTGATAAAATATTGTTCCAACTTTAAAACAGTGATGAATTGATGATTTGATTCTACgtctaagttactcggactctttactttcggtgccgcacccgtgtcgacacGATGTGGGTGTGGAATCCGTACCCAATCTGGTCAACCGATTTTCGGTACTTTGACCAGCATCGacgacaacaataacatacctagtgtagtcccacaagtggggtctagggagggtaagaTGTTGGGGTCTGGCGAGGGTAAGATATATTcaaaccttacctctacctttatgggatagagaggctgtttccgatagaccctcggctaaaAAACGTAGTCAAATGCAGAAATGTAAGAGAAGTAAGATAACAGAATATGAAGATACTTTGACCAACATCGACAGAAAAATCCCGAACAGATTCAATATATTTATGTCATCAGAACAAAAGCtaaggtgaaattgaagaaaatgaaatACCGTGTAGGTAGAAATTTCTATGTCACTCCTTTTCCCTTTATCTCCTTTCGAGATTCTCCTCAAGTTTTCCACGTAACATCTCATAGTTTAGgttttataactctatttttagatatttgaattatttttagcTGAATCCCCGCACCCCATATCCATATTTGGATTCGTATCCTCAACTCTTAAAttttagatcatgaaggatccgacctctagatcTGCACCCAGGTCGGGCACtcgcacccgagtccgagcaacttagttCTACGTATAACATATTTTAAACTTATATGACACAGCGTTGTGAAAGGCGAGCGCCTTGTCGCCAAAGGCGAGAGGCGTGGAGAGGCGAAGCACTGCCGCCTTTTACGTGAGAGGCGATGGCACCTTCAAAAGGCGAGCCAAAGGCGCTAAGGCGAGGCAAGACGGAAGGGGtggcctttttaaaaaaaaatgaaattgaaGGAAACTTAAATGATATTACTAtattatataagagcaaatgtgaggacttttgtagtcctcacataatttcccaattttttaaaaactttttaattaattacttttatgtcctaatcttatttatttaagttaatttttttgttttttatttttaaagtatatttttcaaaagttatcgaatctggggacttttgtagtcctcataataattttcaaatttttgtaattttttttaattaattacttttaggtcctaatcttatttatttaagtcaatttttttgttttttatttttaaagtctacttttcaaaagctatcgaacctcctacctcatttttcacgttctttgattttctgattggtgctcgatatccgcatttgagtcCAATTAAttcagataattcgcactgtatcgcgcctattcggggggagcgcttccttCAAAgatttttttccatatccatgttcgaacccctaatccctaattaagaaaggagcagctccatccgctgcataagttaaattatgtatttgtcttaaaagtttattaactatatatagattatttatttagaactaaataacttcaaaaaattaggatacataagttataatgtCAAATTCTCGCTCCAAATTTGATTTGaattaaataatttcatcaaaatggaagttaaaatattaaaggagtggaatgaaaattttgctttcatataactacccacttgtgggactacaatgggtatatggttgttgttattgtacacttgtactaacacaaattatatttctttaattaaaatatctatttttataTCTTGAATTTGGGCCCGGATTTAGCACgagcctcacataactagtatatatatatatatatatatatatcttataacAGCGCAGCCAGGGTTTTATGTACGCATActcctctcttctccttcagGTACGCATACTgctctctttctccttcttcttctctcttCCTCCTCTGTTTTCGACTTTTGCTTCTTCttcagttcttcttcttctttttttatccCCTGTTTCCGGTGACTactcctctgtttttttttttctctcttctgcAGTGAGGCAGTGACTGTTTTGCTCCTCTTTTTTCTGTTCAATAATTGTAAACTTTTGTTATAAATAGTAGGTTATGAATTAGTATTGCACTATTTCTTGAATTTTAGTATTGCTCATCACTTATGAATTATTGAGTCATTCAAGTTCTAGACTTTTAGTATCTACTATCTacttttaatttttgaattgaaATATTTGTTAATATGTTATTGCTATTGAGATTTTGATTATTTATCTatacaattaaatattttaattttttggtatttattggCGCCGCACTTCAAAAAGGTGAGCGCCTCGCCTTAAGGTTACACTAAACTTTAGTATGAAATTCCTCGGCACTTTACTTTTTAATTACTACAAGTTAACAGTATCTAAAGTATAAAAGGGGGTCATAACTCGTAAGTATTTGCTGCTTGGTGACATGATCAGAAACCTAAAAATTCCCTCTTATTTTTTCCTCTTCCTTTTTGCCCCTTTTCTTTTCTCGTTTGAGACAAAAAAGATCCTTTAGGTCTGACAAGAGAATGCATGTTAGTTATTATATTGATCATGCTGTTTTATTGAGACATCTTTTTTATATTTTCCATAGGGAAAAAGTAGAGCTGATTAACCTGGTGTATTTGATTCTAATTCTTAGGAAGAATGTCTCCATCAGACACAAGCCAAGTATCAATTGCTGATGAAGATATAATTAGTGATTTGCCACGGAATGTAATAGATTGCATTCTTGGGAAACTGCCCATACGTGAAGCTATACGAACGAGTGTTCTGTCCAAGAAGTGGAGATTTTACTACTTAACCATCCCACATTTAGTGTTTGATTACAAGTTCGGCCGAGAGCTTTGTGACTTTCTCGCAAAGAAGAATTGTGGTAAAGTTTCCGAATCTGAGCTCAAGTACCAATATAATGAAATTGTCACCAAATCTCTTATGCTTCATCCTGGCCGAATAGAGAAATTTGAAGTGAGCATTCCTAATTCAAAGTCAAGGGAGGTTCCTGATGGCGGTTCAGTTGTGGTTCATGGTGTGGACAAATGGATACAATATTTATCTGAGAGGAGCATCAAGAAATTAACCTTAATATGCAATAATGATTTAAAATATCGTCATAAGTTACCTCCTTATTTCTTTTCTTGTCTAGAGTTGACATTCTTGAAGCTCCAGAATTTTGTTCTCTCGCCTCCAATAGAGTTTAAACGCTTTCTAAATCTCTACCAATTACAACTTATTGGGGTTGACTTTGCAAACAGCTGTTTTGAAAGTTTTCTTTGCAGCTGCCCCGTTCTTAAAAGGCTAAGCTTGCATCGTTGCTCTGGTATTCATCATTTTAATATCAGAGGTACTAATCTTAAAAGTTTGTTCATCGAGGCTGATGATAAGTTAAAATCAATCTCCTTAGAGAAGGCTCCTAACTTGTCTGAAGTTTCTGTTTATCTGAAGAGAGTTGTAATAGGTCTGGAAGGCAATTATGTCTCTCATTTGGTTATGTTTGTGGGTAGCTTGCCTAATGTCAAATTACTTCGTCTTGATGGAAAGTGTCTTCAGGTTAGTACTTGTGCACGCCTTTGTATTTTTATTTCTATAATAGAGTTTCTATTTTTGCCTTCAAAACTAACATAAAGTGTTCCTAGAATTCTTGTTTTATTTAATCTGATTTATAAATAAAGTTTTCACACATCATTCTTTCAGCTCCTAGCTGAACCTCCAGTTCCGACTATGATATCAAGATCTCCATACTCTCTAAAGATACTTGAACTCAAAAGTTTAAACTTTATGGACTTCGATCAAATATCTGTTGTTGTCTGCTTGCTGAGAAGTGCTCCGAATTTGCATGAACTTTATATTGAGGTAAGTTGTAACATTCTGATCTAATTATGACAATTCTGTTTTGGAAACGAATAACCATTTATTAAGTTTCTGCTCCATCTCCGTGTAGGCTTCAACTCTCAAGATAAATCAGGAACAAGTCTCTGGTTATCTCAAACTCCTGGATTGCGCAGATTTTCCGCTTAGGAATCTTCATCTGGCCAAATTAACGAAAATCTCGTTTTTCGATCCTGAGCTTCAGTTTATGGTGTTCCTTCACCGTAGCACGCCATCACCCTTGACAATGATCATCCAGAGCTTGAAGCAGGAGAGCTAAAAAGTTGAGCTGCCTCAGTAAACATAAGTATCATAGTGTTAGTTTCAGGGAATTAACAATTGTAACAGAATTATTTAACTTTTTAAAGTATTAATCCTGCTGCATGACTTGTATTGGTTTTTGCTTCCAATTCTTCTGGTTTGCTAAGTTAAAGATTCAAATGAAATTCGGTAATTCATTCTCTTTTATACTACATATATATTCTTCAACTTATTCGTAAAAATTCTTATTCAACTTTAGCATGacagattattaaaaaaaattgattcatGCCATCTTTGCCTTTCTCAAGCTCTAACCTGCTGCTTGAGAAAGCACCTTAGAAACTTTCCTGTAGATGGGAACTTACCTGGATTCTCGAGTTTTGTTTGATATCTTAAAACCTTACattaaaatgaagaaaaagggTTCACAGAAATGAAGCGAAGTTGTAGGATTTAGCGTTACTGCTCCTTTGTTTTAGACCGTTTTTTCATCACtttttcgctttcgttattttcagATTCATACTGGTATAGTGGTCGTGCTCTCAAAGAACCGGCTCAGCTATATATTTTGTACATGCCCAAACTGTTTTATTAAACCCCTATTGCGCATTAATTTTGTGCGCAACAGGaacttttgtaactttttttttttttgccattattttttttcaaaatcccACTTTTAGGGTCATTTAATCCAACTATTACTGATTGTGACTTGTAACTTACAAGTGAACTTTCCAGAAAACATTTTGAAGAAATTATTTTAAGACAATTAAGTAGTTCGttgtttttgataaaaaaaaataataatgaagTTTTGACCTCACTAATCTACTCTATTTGTTTCATTTTATGCGATATTATACTATTTGAAGAATTAAATTAGTTTTCTTACACCATAATTTTTACAATATCTTTTAATATTTTGAATTTATGAATTATTGTGACTCATAATATGTAGAAGCTTCtaaatataaaattttattttaaaattacttAGAGATGCTATGTTCAAATTCACACTAAAATTATTTAATTTGACTCTCATACTCCAAACAGTGTCATTTTATGTAGTTTTTAAGTACGcaaaatttatttaaaaaacttaaagattctaTGTTTATCTTTACACTGAAATTAGTTAGTTTGATCCTAATACTTTGAATAGTATGGTTGAACAAAGGAGTACTATAAAAGAGGAGTTCCAAACAGATACTTCAAACTCAGAGGCAGATCTAGCCTTAAATCATTATGTTTACATgaactaaatatttttttatcTGAATTAAAAGTGGAGCCTGAATTTAAACTTTATGAATTCTAAATTCTAAAATAGCTACACTAGGTGTTAGTAATTGAGTTCTTGATTTAGTTTTTGTACTTACATAGCAAATTTCTTACTATAAATACAATATTTGATCTAATGGTACTAGATTTACACTACAGAAATAAATGTGAGAAATTTatgctataaaacatgattttccacTTTATTACCACCGAACCATATCATTGGAGAAACGTATGGTGCAAAACGGGTTCTCATTGACACGCTGGAAAACTTCATAATTTTTTCATGTGAAAACCGTATTATTTAGGTTTTTTTCACCAACATTTAGTGGAAAATAGTCACTGAATATTTTTCAGtgaaaaaatagattttttttaataGTGTTAGGTGAACCCGTATGTTACCTTCTATCTCCGCTCCTGATCCaaaccatgtatacatatttaaaaatattgtaaacttaattattaagagtctgtttggatgggcttaaaaaaaaacagcttataagctgaaaacaacatAAGTTGGGGTTGCTCAATTTATTAATtgggaattttacataaatgactacactttgggggtttaaaatttgtcatagctacagtttcaatatttacattgcGTAGCTACAATTTCCCCGCTGTATTCAAAAAATGGCTCGCTGTATTCATAAAACGGcctagctgtattcatgaatacagcgaataaaaaaaattcaaaaattcttttcactgtattaagtcatatgtattcaactcagttgtattcatgtcaaatgtattcatctataactacttttacattgtattcactttattgtaTTTAAAAATCAGTGGTATTCAAACAatataaatacaaaaaatattgtattcaacttgttgcatacaatttttttttaagtgaAGGCAGCGAGTAATAcactaaaaattgaatacataaaaacatagaNNNNNNNNNNNNNNNNNNNNNNNNNNNNNNNNNNNNNNNNNNNNNNNNNNNNNNNNNNNNNNNNNNNNNNNNNNNNNNNNNNNNNNNNNNNNNNNNNNNNNNNNNNNNNNNNNNNNNNNNNNNNNNNNNNNNNNNNNNNNNNNNNNNNNNNNNNNNNNNNNNNNNNNNNNNNNNNNNNNNNNNNNNNNNNNNNNNNNNNNNNNNNNNNNNNNNNNNNNNNNNNNNNNNNNNNNNNNNNNNNNNNNNNNNNNNNNNNNNNNNNNNNNNNNNNNNNNNNNNNNNNNNNNNNNNNNNNNNNNNNNNNNNNNNNNNNNNNNNNNNNNNNNNNNNNNNNNNNNNNNNNNNNNNNNNNNNNNNNNNNNNNNNNNNNNNNNNNNNNNNNNNNNNNNNNNNNNNNNNNNNNNNNNNNNNNNNNNNNNNNNNNNNNNNNNNNNNNNNNNNNNNNNNNNNNNNNNNNNNNNNNNNNNNNNNNNNNNNNNNNNNNNNNNNNNNNNNNNNNNGTTTGCAGCCATGGCGTGTGTTGATTTCTCATTGCATGTTTTGTAGAACAGCAAAACCTGAGCCCTAAAATTTTTACTGTAACACCCAATTGGGTAATTACTAGGCTGTATAATTAGTAATAAcgccaattccaattaccaggtggctttccaaacagaccgtAAGTGTTTTATTGATGTTGATTGATCCTAAAACGGGCTGTGATGATGATTTGCTTTTTCTTTCTGGGCTATAATCTACTGCACTGCTTGAAGAAATCGCACGAATTGTCCTTCAAATagctggtcttcaatttttgctcttcaaataGGCGGGTCTGTAATACTGCTTTGAGAAAATCCGACCCGTATCTTGGCGGGGCGACCTGATAAGGCATCCATCTGCAAATCGGTGTCTGCAGTCACGGCGTCTGTCGCTTTCTCTTTGTATGTAAGTAGAACAGCAAAATCTGAGCCCTAAAAGTTAACTGAAACACCCAATTGAGCCCTAAAAGTTTACTGGAACAGCCAATCGGGTTATTCAGTTTCAATTTTTAGGTCAAAGTTGAGGTGATAAAAAAGAGGATTTTCAGTTTGTTGTTGAAGTTCTTCATCAAATTTAAGGTCAAAATTGAGGTAATTGGAGAAAAGTATGGGCTATGATGATGAATTTGCTTagttttttttgcacggattgtccttcaaaggcaatgctttttaatttttgtctctcaaattgTCCTTTGAGGTGCTTTTTTTGTGTATGtgtatatctatctatctatatttaTTATAAAAGCACGAATAGAAATGTTGAtggaccaaaatatccttcaaatattgaggGATATTCGTTGTATGTTGCCTGAAAATTGGCTGTGATGATGATTTGCTTCTTTCTGGGATAATAATCTATTTTACTCACTGCATTGAGAAGATCCGACCCGTATCTTGGCGGGGAGACCCGGTAAGGCATCCATATGCAAATCGGTATCTGCAGCCATGGCGAGTGTCGACAGCAAAATCTGAGCCCTAAAAGTTGAAAGACCCAATTtttagctcaaagttgagttaGTCGGAGAAGAAAGAGGATACTTTGAGGTGCTTTTTTTTatgcatattatatatatgtaatatatatacGGAAAACGGCCAAATATACTCTTGTACTATCAAAAATTGTACCCTCATCTGAGTTTCGGTCCAAATATATACCTCCTGTTATACTTTCGGTTCAAATACCCCTCCCATTATACTTTGACACAGATTTGCCCTCAATTTTGAAGGAACGTGGCAAGCTCAGAATCAAATGACTATATATATGAATGTATTGTATGAGCCTGAATATTGGCTGTGATGATGATTTGGTGCTTTCTGTGCTAATAATCTACTTTACTCACTGCGTTGAGAAGATCCGACCCGTATCTTGGCGGGGTGACCCGGTATGGCATCCATTTTGTAAACCGGTGTCTGCAGCCATGGCCTGTGTTGGTTTCTCTGTGCATGTTCATATacagcagaatctgagccctaaaAGTTCTACTATAATACCCAATTGGAATCTTCAATTTTGcttacaacaacatcaacatacccGGAAAAGGTTTCATACTATGAACGACTCTACTGGGGATTGAACCAAGAATCTCTGGTTTTGTAGACCAGCGCCTTATCCATTGAGGggaaaaaaatttaaaaccagcacaaaatagggacaaaagtgcaaatgacctaatttttgtccttcaaatgggtgtTTGATGTTGATTGATTTTAAAAAATGggttgtgatgatgaatttgCTTCTTTCTGGGCTAATAATCTACTTCACTCACTGCGTTGAGAAGTTCCAGACCCGTATCTTGGCGGGGCGACCCGGTATGGCATCCATTTTGCAACCGGTGTCTTGCAGCCATGGCGTGTGTTGCTTTCTCTTTGCATGTTCATACACAGCAAAATCTGAGCCCTAAAAGTTCTGGCTAAAAAATGAGGTAATCGGAGAAAAAATGTGATTTTTCAGGGTGGTTGACTATCTCTTGTATGCCTATGATTTTTTCTTAGCTCTAATCAACAGCCCTATTAGCATTTATGAGGtctgtgtgtgtgtctatatgtTGTATGTCTCTTTCTGTCTCTCTCTCTGTGACTACTTTGCTCCTGCATGGCTGCTTTTTCAGGCAAAGCAGCAGCAAAAGCATATAGAAATGGAGGTTCAGCCTAGTCTGAAGAACGGAATAGGGCCAAAATACCCCTGTAATAAGGCCAACAGAGAGAAAATGGAATTCTTGGAAGGTGGTTGCCCCCTCTGTTTGGCCTATGATTTCCCTATAAACAAAATGAACAACCCTCTTCAGAAGTACTAGTACTCTTTGCTTTTTCCTCTGAGCTTTAGACCAAACATCCATCTAATATTAGCTTATGTTTGTTAAATATTGCTCGAATTTGTCCAAATGCCTACTTGTGGGAAAGTTTCCATCTTTCAAAAGAGGCTGTGATGGTATGCTTATGACAGAACCCTCACCGTAGTTTAGCCCAGAAATGAAGAATGAGACCATCAGAGAGATGGGATTTTCTGTAAAGGGTGGTTGCCCCTCTCTGCTTTGTCCATGATTTCTTCTCCATTCATAAAAATCCAACAGCCCTTTGAGAAAATAGAAAAGAGACTAtgatgagcctgtttggatgggcttaaaaaaacagCTTATTTTCAGCTTAcaagccccccccccccaaaaaaaaagtcgggggcttattttaagcacaaaatggcttataagctggccaaccaaacactcaaaaaagtttcagcaacttagagcccgtttggattggcttataagttggcttataagctgttttcagcttttttgagtgtttggctggccagcttaaagtcattttatgcttaaaataagctcaaaaaaataattggacccatttgacttagtttatctaaagcagcttataagctgaaaacagcttataagccaaaaaaaataagttggactaccccaacttatttttttcagcttataagctgcaaacagctttaagctgtaagccaatccaaacgggctcttataagctaagccaaacgggctctatgtatgagaaaaaagaaaagagactATGTATGCGTTTGAccatagattccaaatatttttttGCTTCTGCTACTACTACTATAGCTGATTTTCTCAAATATCCACTTTTTAAGAGTTCGGAACCTAGATGACGTGAAAAAAATGGGCGGTGATGATGATTTGCTTCTTTTTGGGCTAATAATCACTTTACTCACTGCATTGAGAAGATCCGACCTGTATCTTGGCGGGGCGACCTGGTACAGTATCTATTTGCAAACCAGTGTCTGCAGCCATGGCGATGTCACTTTTCTCTTTGCATGTAAGTAGAACAGCAAAATCTGAGCCCTCTGGAAACCCAATTGGGTTTTTCAGTATTTGTTGCATACCCATTTTGTTGATGCAGTTCTCCCATCAATTTTTAGCTCAAAGTTGAGGTAATCGGAGAAAAAAGAGGATTTTTCAGGGTGGTTGACCATCACCGATATGCCTATGATTTTATCTTAGCTCTAATCAACAGCCCTTttagcgtatatatatatatatatgattttgcccttcaaatggggtggtctttaatttttgcccttcaaatgggctggtctttaatttaataggggccaaaagtgcaaatggCCCATTTTATTTATGTTGATTGATCTGAAAAATTGGGCTGTGATGATATTTTACTTCTTTCAGGGCTGTAATCTACTTCATAGAATTGAGAAAATCCGACCCGTATCTTGGCAGGGCGACCCGGTAAGGCATCCATTTGCTAACCGGTGTCTTGCAGCCATGGCGCTGTCGCTTTCTCTTTGCATGTTTGCAGAACAGCAAAATCTGAGCCCTAAAGTGTATGGCAACCATTTGATGCTGGTCTTGAATGGATGGTCGTTCTCGGGAACTGAGATATCCAATTAGGTACTTCAGTTTTTCTTGAACACCCAATTTCAGATGCAATTCTCCATCAAATTTTAGCTTAAAAATGAGGTAATCGAGAAAAAAAGGGAATTTTTCAGGGTGGTTGACCATCTCCGACATGCCTATGATTTATTTTTTGCTCTAATCAACAGcccttttagttttttttttttttttttttgatcaagtaaTAATTTTCATATAACTAGGGCAGAAAAAGAGCCCGTATACAAGAAGTGTACCAAAAGGTAGGGAACCTGACAGCAAGACAAGGTTTCCTACAAAAGCCACCAAATCCTCTAAACCTTTGGGAACCTCATGGCTGCACCAAAAAGAAATAAGAGCAACAAGACTATTTCTCAGGAAAACAAAATCTTTCTCTTTGCCGTCAAACGCTCTCCTATTCCTCTCCATATGGTCCACATGAGTGCCAAGGGAGCAACATCCCATTCTCTGCTTCTTCTCTTCCGTCTTCTAGGGGCCCATCCAACCATTGAGTCTTTCACAGAGCCCGGCATCACCCACTCAGATGCTAACCGACAATGTAGTAGAAGATGATTAACGTCTTCTCCAGTCTCTTTACACATGAAACACCAACGGACACAAGTGTTCTTCCTCTTCCTCAAATTCACTGCCGTCAATATTACCCCTCTCACAGCTAACCAAGTGAAGAAACGAACTTACCCCTCTCGACAGCCCTTTTAGTAT carries:
- the LOC132637023 gene encoding F-box/FBD/LRR-repeat protein At1g13570-like isoform X1, producing MTFHVQGSRFHPHSTAFLLALFNYFLFFGSCRGRMSPSDTSQVSIADEDIISDLPRNVIDCILGKLPIREAIRTSVLSKKWRFYYLTIPHLVFDYKFGRELCDFLAKKNCGKVSESELKYQYNEIVTKSLMLHPGRIEKFEVSIPNSKSREVPDGGSVVVHGVDKWIQYLSERSIKKLTLICNNDLKYRHKLPPYFFSCLELTFLKLQNFVLSPPIEFKRFLNLYQLQLIGVDFANSCFESFLCSCPVLKRLSLHRCSGIHHFNIRGTNLKSLFIEADDKLKSISLEKAPNLSEVSVYLKRVVIGLEGNYVSHLVMFVGSLPNVKLLRLDGKCLQLLAEPPVPTMISRSPYSLKILELKSLNFMDFDQISVVVCLLRSAPNLHELYIEASTLKINQEQVSGYLKLLDCADFPLRNLHLAKLTKISFFDPELQFMVFLHRSTPSPLTMIIQSLKQES
- the LOC132637023 gene encoding F-box/FBD/LRR-repeat protein At1g13570-like isoform X2, which encodes MSPSDTSQVSIADEDIISDLPRNVIDCILGKLPIREAIRTSVLSKKWRFYYLTIPHLVFDYKFGRELCDFLAKKNCGKVSESELKYQYNEIVTKSLMLHPGRIEKFEVSIPNSKSREVPDGGSVVVHGVDKWIQYLSERSIKKLTLICNNDLKYRHKLPPYFFSCLELTFLKLQNFVLSPPIEFKRFLNLYQLQLIGVDFANSCFESFLCSCPVLKRLSLHRCSGIHHFNIRGTNLKSLFIEADDKLKSISLEKAPNLSEVSVYLKRVVIGLEGNYVSHLVMFVGSLPNVKLLRLDGKCLQLLAEPPVPTMISRSPYSLKILELKSLNFMDFDQISVVVCLLRSAPNLHELYIEASTLKINQEQVSGYLKLLDCADFPLRNLHLAKLTKISFFDPELQFMVFLHRSTPSPLTMIIQSLKQES